Proteins from a genomic interval of Zingiber officinale cultivar Zhangliang chromosome 2A, Zo_v1.1, whole genome shotgun sequence:
- the LOC122042407 gene encoding uncharacterized acetyltransferase At3g50280-like has protein sequence MTENSEDGEHPDLDMTENSEVRILSNFPVRPSPRPGEEDGGRLIHLTPWDLKMISVDYIQRGLLFLWPPSPDADATLSISRLRDSFAAAVDRFFPLAGRLSVANLSNSPPSLSIYLKCNDEGADFIHASAPSVTVSSILHSLYVPPVVRSFFPLNGALSYDGHCLPLLAVQVTELADGIFIACSLNHAVADGTVFWNFFNSWSQICRSGSCPEVSNPMAVDRWFLDSCNPPIRLPFGSANDFIRRPVYAPVEVCAFHFSAPEVAKLKATVNAEMGTDGQISSLQSLLSFIWVSVTRARRLDPNLETWSAILIGCRTRLTPPLPESYLGNAVHVATTRNVTAGELLQRGLGWAAWQLNQTVASFNDSSVRNYLTDWVATPSFGYVGSKSKSSGLATGSSPRFNVYGNDFGCGRPVGVRSGAANNADGILTVFPGPEKGSIMMEVCLSPETLSALVKDEELMRMVSRN, from the coding sequence ATGACGGAGAATAGTGAGGACGGAGAACATCCAGATCTAGATATGACGGAGAATAGTGAGGTACGCATCCTTTCTAATTTCCCAGTCCGACCATCCCCTCGCCCCGGCGAGGAAGACGGCGGTCGACTGATCCATCTCACTCCCTGGGATCTGAAGATGATCTCCGTCGACTACATCCAAAGGGGCTTGCTCTTCCTCTGGCCGCCATCGCCGGACGCCGACGCAACCCTTAGCATTTCCCGGCTCCGCGATTCCTTCGCCGCTGCCGTCGACCGATTTtttcccttggccggccgcctcTCCGTCGCCAACCTATCCAATTCCCCTCCTTCGCTTTCCATCTACCTCAAGTGCAACGACGAAGGAGCCGACTTCATCCACGCGTCCGCCCCAAGTGTGACCGTCTCCAGCATACTCCACTCGCTCTATGTGCCCCCCGTCGTGCGATCCTTCTTCCCCCTTAACGGCGCTCTCAGCTACGACGGCCATTGCTTACCACTTCTCGCCGTCCAAGTCACTGAGCTCGCCGATGGGATCTTCATCGCTTGCTCCCTCAACCATGCCGTGGCTGACGGCACTGTCTTCTGGAACTTCTTCAACTCCTGGTCGCAGATCTGCCGAAGCGGCAGCTGTCCCGAGGTCAGCAACCCCATGGCCGTCGACCGTTGGTTCCTAGACTCCTGCAATCCACCGATCCGTCTCCCGTTCGGCAGCGCAAACGATTTCATTAGGAGGCCTGTCTACGCTCCCGTGGAGGTGTGCGCCTTCCACTTCTCAGCCCCCGAGGTGGCCAAGCTCAAGGCTACGGTGAACGCTGAGATGGGCACCGACGGCCAAATCTCCTCCCTCCAGTCTCTGCTCTCCTTCATCTGGGTGTCCGTGACTCGGGCGCGTCGCCTCGATCCTAACCTGGAGACGTGGTCCGCGATTCTCATCGGGTGCAGGACAAGGTTGACTCCCCCACTGCCAGAAAGTTACCTCGGCAACGCGGTCCACGTGGCCACGACGCGGAATGTGACGGCAGGGGAATTGCTGCAGCGCGGGCTCGGTTGGGCGGCGTGGCAACTCAACCAAACGGTTGCTTCGTTCAATGATTCCTCCGTGCGAAATTACCTAACGGACTGGGTGGCGACGCCGTCGTTCGGTTACGTGGGCAGCAAGTCCAAGTCGAGTGGCCTGGCAACGGGTAGTTCTCCGAGGTTCAACGTGTATGGGAATGACTTCGGATGCGGGAGACCGGTGGGCGTGAGGAGTGGAGCAGCAAACAACGCAGATGGGATTCTGACTGTGTTTCCAGGGCCTGAGAAAGGGAGCATTATGATGGAGGTGTGCCTTTCGCCCGAGACGCTTAGCGCACTAGTCAAGGACGAGGAGTTGATGCGCATGGTCTCCCGCAATTAG